One genomic region from Fictibacillus marinisediminis encodes:
- a CDS encoding solute carrier family 23 protein: MDKNRNNENTDQQETRHAILDVREVPKIHQWLTLSLQHLFAMFGATVLVPFLVKLDPGVALVSSGLATLAYLLVTKGQIPAYLGSSFAFITPIISVKMLGGPEAAMVGSFLAGLVYGAVALIIKTSGLKWLMRIMPPVVVGPVIIVIGLGLANTAVKMAMNNPHTNEYSLSYFSVALFTLAVTIVCSMYLKGIFGIIPILIGIIAGYLFAFARGMVDLSKVKQASLIDAPDFMFPFVSYTPHFSWSIAFIMMPVATVTIAEHIGHQLVLSKVVGRNFLEKPGLHRSILGDGIGVMIGSFIGGPPVTTYGENIGVLAITRVFSVFVIGGAAVTAICFGFSGKVTALISSVPTPVMGGVSILLFGIIASSGLRMLIDNQIDFGNKRNLIISSVILVTGIGGAVLQFSETLQITGMALATMIGVFLNLVLPGREDDSELLNKMFGVSENDPAA, translated from the coding sequence ATGGATAAAAACAGAAATAACGAAAATACAGATCAACAGGAAACACGCCATGCCATACTGGATGTGCGTGAAGTACCGAAAATTCACCAATGGCTGACGTTAAGCCTGCAGCACCTATTTGCCATGTTCGGTGCTACGGTTCTTGTACCATTCCTGGTTAAACTGGATCCAGGGGTCGCACTGGTCTCAAGCGGTTTGGCAACATTGGCATACTTGCTGGTGACAAAAGGCCAGATTCCCGCTTACCTTGGTTCATCCTTTGCGTTCATCACTCCAATCATTTCCGTTAAAATGCTGGGCGGACCTGAAGCCGCGATGGTCGGAAGCTTTCTTGCTGGGCTTGTTTACGGAGCAGTAGCTTTGATCATTAAAACAAGCGGGTTGAAATGGCTGATGAGAATTATGCCCCCCGTTGTAGTCGGTCCTGTCATTATCGTCATTGGACTGGGGCTCGCCAATACAGCAGTTAAAATGGCAATGAACAATCCACATACAAATGAGTATAGCTTGTCCTACTTTTCAGTCGCTTTGTTCACACTGGCTGTCACGATCGTTTGCTCGATGTATTTAAAAGGAATCTTTGGAATCATTCCCATCCTGATCGGTATCATCGCCGGATATCTCTTTGCCTTTGCGAGAGGGATGGTGGATTTGTCGAAAGTAAAGCAAGCTAGTCTCATCGATGCACCTGACTTCATGTTTCCGTTTGTATCCTACACACCGCATTTTTCCTGGTCGATCGCATTTATCATGATGCCGGTGGCTACAGTTACTATCGCAGAGCATATCGGGCATCAGCTTGTACTGAGCAAGGTTGTCGGCCGAAACTTTTTAGAAAAACCAGGTCTGCATCGCTCCATCCTCGGTGACGGCATCGGGGTAATGATCGGTTCTTTCATAGGTGGACCCCCAGTGACCACATATGGTGAAAACATAGGAGTCTTGGCCATCACGAGAGTGTTCTCCGTTTTTGTTATCGGGGGAGCTGCAGTGACGGCCATCTGCTTCGGGTTCTCAGGAAAGGTCACTGCACTTATCAGCTCCGTACCAACACCGGTCATGGGGGGTGTTTCCATACTCCTCTTTGGGATTATTGCTTCATCGGGGCTCAGGATGCTGATTGATAATCAAATTGATTTTGGAAACAAACGAAATCTGATCATCTCTTCCGTTATCCTTGTTACAGGGATCGGGGGAGCGGTCCTCCAATTTAGTGAAACTCTGCAGATCACCGGCATGGCGCTGGCCACTATGATCGGTGTGTTCTTAAACCTGGTCCTTCCAGGACGTGAAGATGATTCTGAACTACTGAATAAGATGTTCGGAGTATCTGAAAACGACCCAGCTGCATAA
- the pyrR gene encoding bifunctional pyr operon transcriptional regulator/uracil phosphoribosyltransferase PyrR codes for MQKAVIMDDQAIRRALTRIAHEIIERNKGIENVVLVGIKTRGEYLAKRLAERIQNIEGKPVKVGDIDITLYRDDLKVKTENLEPELKGTDIPVDIANKKVILVDDVLFTGRTVRAAMDAVMDIGRPASIQLAVLIDRGHRELPIRADYVGKNVPTSNNEIISASLAEVDGADEVSIHENNK; via the coding sequence ATGCAAAAGGCAGTCATTATGGACGATCAGGCGATCCGCCGGGCACTGACAAGGATTGCTCATGAAATCATTGAACGGAACAAAGGAATTGAAAATGTGGTCCTGGTAGGCATTAAAACAAGAGGTGAATATTTGGCGAAGCGCCTTGCAGAACGAATTCAGAACATTGAGGGCAAACCAGTCAAGGTGGGAGACATCGATATCACCCTTTACCGTGACGACCTTAAAGTTAAGACCGAGAATCTTGAACCTGAATTAAAAGGAACGGATATTCCTGTGGATATTGCCAATAAAAAAGTAATATTGGTGGATGATGTTCTGTTCACAGGCAGAACGGTAAGAGCGGCGATGGATGCCGTCATGGACATCGGCCGCCCTGCTTCGATCCAGCTGGCTGTCCTCATCGACAGAGGCCACCGCGAACTGCCGATAAGGGCTGATTATGTCGGCAAGAATGTACCAACATCAAATAATGAAATCATTTCTGCCTCCTTAGCAGAGGTCGATGGAGCTGATGAAGTATCCATCCACGAAAACAATAAATAG
- a CDS encoding RluA family pseudouridine synthase: MEHIEVKIEEEQQSERIDKVVTSIESDWSRSQVQNWVKDGMVTVNGKTVKTNYKCSAGDIISITIPEPTILDVEAEEMNLDIVFEDSDVLVVNKPRGMVVHPAPGNYSGTLVNGLMAHCKDLSGINGVLRPGIVHRIDKDTTGLLMVAKNDMAHESLVSQLKAKTTTRKYKAIVHGVMPHDKGTIDAPIGRDKSDRQKMTVTDENSRDAVTHFNVLEKFNDFTFVECQLETGRTHQIRVHLKYIGFPLAGDPKYGPKKTLDINGQALHAGLLGFEHPRTKEYMEFEVPLPKDMEQLLDNLRRKLG, encoded by the coding sequence TTGATAAGGTGGTAACTTCCATTGAATCAGACTGGTCGCGGTCTCAAGTCCAAAATTGGGTAAAAGACGGCATGGTAACGGTCAACGGCAAAACCGTCAAGACCAATTACAAATGCAGTGCAGGGGATATTATCTCCATCACGATTCCTGAACCGACAATCTTGGATGTTGAAGCAGAAGAGATGAATCTTGATATTGTCTTTGAGGATTCCGACGTTCTAGTCGTGAATAAGCCAAGAGGAATGGTGGTTCATCCGGCTCCTGGAAATTATTCAGGTACTCTCGTTAATGGTCTCATGGCCCATTGCAAGGATTTATCAGGTATAAACGGAGTTCTTCGGCCTGGCATCGTCCATCGTATTGACAAAGATACCACGGGTCTTTTGATGGTTGCTAAAAATGATATGGCCCATGAATCTTTAGTGAGCCAGCTAAAAGCAAAGACGACGACACGGAAATACAAAGCCATTGTTCATGGCGTCATGCCTCATGACAAGGGAACCATTGATGCACCGATCGGGCGTGATAAAAGTGACCGCCAAAAGATGACGGTTACGGATGAAAACAGCAGAGACGCGGTAACCCATTTTAATGTTCTGGAAAAGTTCAATGATTTCACATTTGTTGAATGCCAGCTGGAAACAGGCAGAACACACCAGATTCGTGTGCATCTGAAATATATCGGTTTTCCTCTTGCAGGAGATCCGAAGTATGGGCCCAAAAAAACGCTTGATATCAATGGACAGGCCCTCCATGCAGGTTTGCTCGGTTTTGAACATCCTCGCACAAAGGAATATATGGAATTTGAAGTACCTCTTCCAAAAGATATGGAACAGCTGCTTGACAATCTTCGACGGAAATTGGGTTGA